Part of the Erwinia amylovora genome is shown below.
CAGGCTCTCCATCTCGGCGGAAATGTTGCCACCGATTTCATGATTGAGACCGGCGCGCAGCCCGTTGTCGATAATATTAATCGCACGCGAGATCATCTCTCCCCGGCGCGGGATATTGCCCTGCTCAAAATAGATTTTCGCCCGCAGCATAGCGTTGATAGCGCCCTCATACAGCATGGTGATCAGCTGATGCGGCGTGGCACCTGCCAGCTGGCTTTCCAGCGAAATTTTCGCGTAGGCGTTTTGGCCAGTTCGGGTATACATAGTGCGTTTTCCTGCCGGGCGCGCAGCCGCGCCCGGCGTATCTGAAAGTTAAAGTCCGGCCAGCATGGAAGAGAGCTGGCTGCTCATATTGTTCATTTTGTTCATCGCCAGATCGAGGCGTTCGAAGTCTTTACGGTTACGTTCCACGGTGGCATCAATCATCTTTTGCACCTGGCTCATGCGCGCGCTGACCTGTTTGGTCTGCTCTTCCAGCCCTTTGGTGGTTTGTCCGATGATGCCGGTGGTTTTCGGAATGCTGTCCTTATCGCCGATGTAGGTTTTAATCATCTCCTGCAACCTGTCAGCGACACCTTCAGATTCCCCTTTGCCGAGGAACAGCGCTTCGATCTCGTCCGGATTGTTTTTAACCGCGTCATCCAGCTTGCTGCTGTCTATGGTCAGTTTGCCGGTACCGGCATCTTCCACCTTCACTTCGATCCCCAGCTTCGCCAAAGAAGAAAATACCTGGCTTAGCTGGCTGTTATCACTGCCGGTAATGGAACGGATGTCATTGGT
Proteins encoded:
- the fliS gene encoding flagellar export chaperone FliS, translating into MYTRTGQNAYAKISLESQLAGATPHQLITMLYEGAINAMLRAKIYFEQGNIPRRGEMISRAINIIDNGLRAGLNHEIGGNISAEMESLYEYVSRNLLLVNLQQNPEPLPQLIELMTDMSNTWKEIEPAKKQVNHG